The proteins below come from a single Streptococcus porcinus genomic window:
- a CDS encoding SAM hydrolase/SAM-dependent halogenase family protein: MSNNLLVLQSDFGLVDGAVSAMVGVALQEDQAIQVHHLTHDISPYNIFEASYRLFQTINYWPEGTTFVSVVDPGVGSKRKSVVALTKNNQYIVTPDNGTLSYIKKHIGIEAIREISEVKNRRENTEFSYTFHGRDVYAYTGAKLASGHISFEEVGPELSVDAIVEVPVVNTVINEGIVSGVIDILDVRFGSLWTSITRAEFQHLRPEFGDRFEVTIFNNDMLVYQNQVTYGKSFADVRIGQPILYINSLYRVGLAINQGSFAKAYNIGVGQNWHLDIKKMS; this comes from the coding sequence ATGTCTAATAATTTACTGGTTTTACAATCTGACTTTGGCTTAGTCGATGGAGCAGTTTCTGCCATGGTTGGTGTAGCCTTACAAGAAGACCAAGCTATTCAAGTTCATCATCTAACCCATGATATCTCACCATATAACATTTTTGAAGCCTCTTATCGGCTCTTCCAAACTATTAATTACTGGCCCGAAGGTACTACTTTTGTTTCCGTAGTTGACCCTGGAGTAGGTTCAAAACGTAAAAGCGTTGTTGCCTTAACTAAAAACAATCAATACATTGTTACACCTGATAATGGTACTCTTTCTTACATAAAAAAACATATTGGTATTGAAGCAATTAGAGAAATTTCGGAAGTGAAAAACAGACGTGAAAATACTGAATTTTCCTATACTTTCCACGGTAGAGATGTTTATGCTTATACGGGAGCAAAACTTGCCTCTGGACATATTTCTTTTGAAGAAGTTGGCCCGGAGTTATCGGTTGATGCTATTGTCGAGGTTCCTGTTGTCAACACTGTAATCAATGAGGGGATCGTGAGTGGTGTCATCGACATCTTAGATGTTCGATTTGGCTCTTTATGGACATCAATAACCAGAGCAGAATTCCAACACCTCCGTCCTGAATTTGGTGATCGTTTCGAAGTTACTATATTTAATAATGATATGCTAGTTTATCAAAATCAAGTAACCTATGGAAAGTCATTTGCTGATGTTCGCATTGGTCAACCAATTCTTTACATTAATTCACTTTACCGTGTCGGCTTAGCTATCAATCAAGGTTCTTTTGCAAAAGCTTATAACATTGGTGTCGGACAAAACTGGCATCTTGATATCAAGAAAATGAGCTAA
- a CDS encoding DUF960 domain-containing protein has product MAFQNTRERYASFGVATSIPPEIIDTFWQIIDENLKGVFPLERILLFVLVKNSKNNLSIEYHDKKRSLLIVFDYDYPYDPFLPKYVYAIDNDGLETILLKHEIS; this is encoded by the coding sequence ATGGCTTTTCAAAATACTCGAGAACGATATGCAAGCTTTGGTGTAGCAACCTCAATACCACCAGAAATTATTGACACATTCTGGCAAATTATTGATGAGAATTTAAAAGGTGTCTTCCCTTTAGAGCGCATCTTGCTTTTCGTATTAGTGAAAAATAGCAAAAACAACCTTTCTATTGAATACCATGATAAAAAGAGAAGCTTACTAATCGTTTTTGACTATGACTATCCTTATGATCCTTTTCTACCAAAGTATGTCTATGCTATTGATAATGATGGACTTGAAACAATCCTCTTAAAACATGAAATCAGTTGA
- a CDS encoding DUF402 domain-containing protein, with the protein MKLPKEGDFITIQSYKHDGSLHRTWRDTMVLKTTENALIGVNDHTLVTESDGRRWVTREPAIIYFHKKYWFNIIAMIRDNGISYYCNLASPFILDGEALKYIDYDLDVKVFADGEKRLLDVDEYEIHKEKMQYSPDIDFILKENVKVLVDWINHEKGPFSKAYIKIWYKRYLELKNR; encoded by the coding sequence ATGAAATTACCTAAGGAAGGCGACTTTATTACAATTCAGAGTTATAAGCATGATGGTAGTTTACACCGCACTTGGCGGGACACTATGGTACTAAAGACAACTGAAAATGCTTTGATTGGGGTAAATGATCACACGCTAGTCACAGAAAGTGATGGTAGGCGCTGGGTCACTAGAGAACCAGCCATTATTTACTTCCATAAGAAATACTGGTTTAACATCATTGCAATGATTAGAGATAATGGAATTTCTTATTATTGCAACTTGGCTAGTCCTTTTATTTTAGACGGTGAAGCATTAAAATATATTGACTACGATTTAGATGTTAAAGTATTTGCAGATGGTGAGAAGAGATTACTAGATGTGGATGAATATGAAATACACAAAGAGAAAATGCAGTATTCTCCTGATATTGACTTCATTTTGAAAGAAAATGTAAAAGTCCTAGTCGATTGGATTAACCATGAAAAAGGACCTTTCTCAAAAGCATATATCAAAATTTGGTACAAACGTTATCTTGAACTGAAGAATCGTTAA
- the recX gene encoding recombination regulator RecX, producing the protein MKISKIEKKKRLYLLELDHSEKLYVTEDTIVKFMLSKDMEISREQLNEIKVFAQFSHGKNLALYYISFQVRTKKQVIDYLYKNEIDKITIDQIINDLEENNWINDTKYIEAYLRQNILSGDRGPHVLKQKLLQKGISPSLIDQHLTNYDYSPLVEKLVKKLLSKYQGKLPEKALKDKITQSIITKGFSYDLAKSALGHLELEQDQELSNHLLTKELTKQHRKFSKKWDGYELRQRLFQALYRKGFDSDAINQALREYL; encoded by the coding sequence ATGAAAATAAGCAAAATTGAAAAGAAAAAACGGCTCTATCTGCTTGAATTGGATCATAGTGAAAAACTATATGTTACTGAAGACACTATTGTTAAATTTATGCTATCTAAGGATATGGAGATAAGCCGCGAGCAACTAAATGAGATAAAAGTGTTCGCTCAATTTTCACATGGCAAGAACCTCGCCCTTTATTACATTTCATTCCAAGTTAGAACCAAAAAACAAGTGATTGATTATCTTTACAAAAATGAGATCGATAAAATCACAATTGATCAAATTATCAATGATTTAGAAGAAAATAACTGGATTAATGATACTAAGTATATTGAGGCTTATCTCAGACAAAATATATTATCTGGAGATAGAGGCCCCCACGTTCTGAAGCAAAAACTTTTACAAAAAGGCATCTCTCCATCACTAATTGATCAACACCTCACTAATTATGATTATTCTCCTCTTGTAGAAAAATTAGTCAAAAAATTGCTTTCTAAATATCAGGGAAAACTACCCGAAAAAGCATTAAAAGATAAAATTACCCAGTCCATTATTACTAAGGGATTCTCCTATGATTTGGCGAAGTCCGCTTTAGGACACCTCGAGTTGGAACAAGATCAGGAGCTAAGTAATCATCTATTAACAAAAGAATTGACAAAGCAGCATCGCAAATTCAGTAAAAAGTGGGACGGCTATGAACTTCGACAAAGACTTTTTCAAGCACTCTATCGTAAAGGATTTGATTCTGACGCGATTAATCAAGCTTTAAGAGAATACCTGTAA
- the rlmD gene encoding 23S rRNA (uracil(1939)-C(5))-methyltransferase RlmD encodes MQVIREKQKIKLKVKRMGINGEGIGFYKKTLVFIPGALKGEEVLCQVTSVNQRFLYARLITILKASKDRVQPRCPIYEDCGGCQIMHLAYPKQLDFKDDVIRQSLKKFQPQGFENFTIKHTIGMVEPWHYRAKLQFQTRSFGGKVHAGLFAEGSHRLISIENCLVQDSTTQAIINDIVCLLERHRIPIYNERHIAGLRTVMIRKGQSSGQVQLIFVTSKELHLAPLVKALVANFEEIKTVAINYNGSKTSGLYGERTEIIWGKETINEDVLDYSFALSPRAFYQLNPQQTETLYSEVVKALEVSENDQIIDAYCGVGTIGFAFAKHVKSIRGMDIIPEAIADAKQNAKAMGFTNTYYEAGKAEDLIPTWYNEGYRADAIIVDPPRTGLDEKLLETIVKYQPEKMVYVSCNTSTLARDLVTLAKFYHVEYIQSVDMFPHTARTEAVVKLRKK; translated from the coding sequence ATGCAAGTTATCAGAGAAAAACAAAAAATTAAACTAAAGGTAAAGCGAATGGGGATTAACGGTGAAGGTATCGGTTTTTATAAAAAGACCTTAGTTTTTATACCAGGTGCCTTAAAGGGAGAAGAAGTTCTTTGCCAAGTCACCTCAGTCAATCAGCGTTTCCTCTATGCTAGGCTAATAACAATTCTTAAAGCCTCCAAGGATCGAGTACAACCTCGTTGCCCTATTTATGAAGACTGCGGAGGTTGTCAAATTATGCACTTAGCTTATCCTAAGCAGTTGGACTTTAAAGATGATGTTATTCGTCAGAGCCTTAAAAAATTTCAGCCACAGGGCTTTGAAAATTTTACCATCAAGCATACTATTGGTATGGTAGAACCATGGCATTATCGGGCTAAATTGCAGTTTCAGACGAGATCATTTGGTGGGAAGGTGCATGCCGGTTTATTTGCTGAAGGCAGTCACCGTTTGATTAGTATTGAAAATTGTTTAGTACAAGATAGCACTACTCAGGCAATTATTAACGATATTGTCTGCTTGTTAGAACGGCATCGGATTCCTATTTATAACGAACGTCATATTGCTGGCTTACGTACTGTCATGATTCGAAAAGGCCAATCAAGTGGGCAAGTTCAACTCATTTTTGTAACAAGTAAAGAATTGCATCTTGCTCCCTTGGTCAAAGCGTTAGTGGCTAACTTTGAGGAGATAAAGACAGTAGCTATTAATTATAATGGATCAAAAACAAGTGGTCTCTATGGGGAACGAACCGAAATTATTTGGGGTAAAGAGACAATCAATGAAGATGTCTTAGACTATAGCTTTGCTTTATCACCAAGAGCATTTTATCAATTAAATCCTCAACAAACAGAGACCCTATATTCAGAAGTTGTAAAAGCTTTGGAAGTTTCTGAAAACGATCAAATAATAGATGCCTATTGTGGTGTTGGTACAATTGGTTTTGCTTTTGCCAAACATGTGAAAAGCATACGAGGGATGGATATTATTCCAGAAGCAATTGCTGATGCAAAACAGAATGCCAAAGCAATGGGCTTTACTAATACCTATTACGAAGCTGGTAAAGCAGAAGACCTGATTCCCACGTGGTACAATGAAGGCTATCGGGCCGATGCTATTATTGTTGATCCGCCAAGAACAGGTTTGGATGAAAAATTACTAGAGACAATCGTAAAGTATCAGCCTGAGAAAATGGTTTATGTCTCGTGTAATACCTCAACCTTAGCACGTGACTTAGTTACTTTAGCCAAGTTTTACCATGTAGAATATATCCAATCAGTAGATATGTTCCCTCACACGGCAAGAACTGAAGCGGTGGTTAAGTTACGAAAGAAATAA
- a CDS encoding zinc carboxypeptidase, whose amino-acid sequence MTKINSSHSTYADRVIKGLSASCLILCSLALAQQAKADVVSLKAPLVPTSSQTAPASTATDASLTENTTVGTEVAVPTPSAAIGGEASVNPEVNTELVATEASINEITALSVSAQATPSATTQVEKPQTIYMDKSNQVDVTVATESPVTWTIPNLPANTYDIKTGQFSGKPTVTVQSIVTTGGTTYQIKIDPLFGSDLSLRWPNNIRRTYRDYMGTYSLQGISQDGLTVITKELTLRPYESYQTHEELLNTLKDVQVNHATDRLVEVETIGKSALGNDIKMGIVAKDQATLDRYLNHTTPMMLMQPDQALKLLAQGKFDYQLPILINNTHADEQPGIDIVRGLFEAFARQTSIDYQTVDADKNPISVKIDIPALLEKVILLFDFTENPDGDIANTRALNNGLDPNRDTGYQTNPETRAIVEQINKWNPIAIFDVHGFVKEFLIEPCTPPHDPNFEYDLFDHSLVEGARAMGNAGITNSNYDSYIIPKFDYASGWDDSFSGYTAVYGLYHGILGHTIEIPETNEESYKAGYYAVLAGINYDLQNSDQLMKNRLAFYSRGIHKAEVAAANDELVTVDGTVKGRIKDGHTNFFPDYYIIPMELSTESDTDQAFKMIDYFRRNGVVLSQLTQDVAGYHKGDLVIDMAQAKRGYANHVMYKGANESEWPAMYAELVMNFPAMRGFKADAIYQSGLFAGKIGHVTLTSAPRTAPTDKEYYIVSNNSLAAVQAVNAALKAGNKVYLTNDGYVMDKLTYESVVATYPLYAQPTCLKPIGQSLKALSVYAPGNPNASLGFTSPSEVSLALRQMGFNVVNSADQADVIILDNDQFDASVLGKKPIIVLGGVAMAKLESLGVLPGFDAAMTNEKDGGSYEGLMKINLDASSPYTSGYGAQSLYYANSGSWIQGVPAGFISLAKISPSDFYVSGWWPQHEGLANKTVAVSGIFQGQPMFIFAGNPVNKTHTINFYRWVSNAIFGTNLTAFVEGECHRPATDNNTVVPVYHQDSRFLVYQGQQVTSEVDAMAAKSTTRTLPSLADGTSSKKESQLFWITGLLVASGGLFAAVKRRKDE is encoded by the coding sequence ATGACTAAAATCAATTCTAGTCATTCAACTTATGCTGATAGAGTTATCAAAGGTTTGTCAGCATCATGCTTAATACTTTGTAGTCTTGCCTTAGCTCAACAAGCCAAAGCAGATGTTGTTTCTTTGAAGGCCCCCCTTGTCCCAACAAGTAGTCAAACTGCTCCTGCAAGCACTGCCACAGATGCGTCTTTGACGGAAAATACGACAGTAGGAACAGAGGTAGCAGTCCCGACGCCCTCGGCAGCTATAGGGGGGGAGGCTTCGGTAAATCCTGAGGTCAACACAGAACTAGTAGCAACAGAAGCTAGTATCAACGAGATAACTGCTCTTTCAGTTAGTGCCCAAGCTACTCCGAGCGCAACAACACAAGTTGAAAAGCCTCAAACTATCTATATGGATAAGTCTAATCAGGTTGATGTAACTGTGGCAACGGAGAGTCCTGTGACTTGGACAATTCCAAACTTGCCTGCTAATACCTATGATATCAAAACAGGTCAGTTTTCTGGGAAACCAACAGTGACGGTACAAAGTATAGTAACAACAGGTGGTACCACCTACCAAATTAAAATTGACCCACTTTTTGGATCAGATCTAAGTCTGCGTTGGCCTAATAATATTCGTCGGACTTATCGTGACTATATGGGAACTTATAGTCTTCAAGGTATTAGTCAAGATGGCTTAACAGTTATTACAAAAGAGCTGACCTTACGACCTTATGAAAGTTACCAAACTCATGAAGAGTTACTTAATACCTTAAAAGATGTTCAAGTAAATCATGCAACGGATCGCCTTGTAGAAGTAGAAACTATTGGTAAAAGTGCTCTTGGTAATGATATCAAAATGGGTATTGTGGCAAAAGATCAAGCTACTCTTGATAGATATCTTAACCACACAACACCAATGATGCTAATGCAACCTGACCAAGCCTTAAAGCTATTAGCTCAAGGAAAATTTGATTACCAATTGCCTATTCTTATCAATAATACTCATGCGGATGAGCAACCAGGTATTGATATTGTCAGAGGCCTTTTTGAAGCTTTTGCAAGACAAACAAGTATCGATTATCAAACCGTTGATGCTGATAAAAATCCCATATCGGTTAAAATTGATATTCCGGCTCTCTTAGAAAAAGTTATCTTATTATTTGATTTTACGGAAAATCCAGATGGGGACATTGCTAATACCCGTGCTCTCAATAATGGTTTAGATCCTAACCGAGATACCGGTTATCAGACAAATCCTGAAACACGTGCCATTGTTGAACAAATCAATAAATGGAATCCTATTGCAATTTTCGATGTGCATGGCTTTGTTAAGGAGTTTTTAATAGAACCATGCACACCACCACATGATCCAAACTTTGAATATGATTTATTTGATCATAGCTTAGTTGAGGGAGCGCGTGCTATGGGAAATGCGGGTATTACAAACTCGAATTATGATAGTTACATTATTCCAAAATTTGATTACGCTTCCGGCTGGGATGACTCCTTCTCAGGCTATACAGCAGTATATGGTCTCTATCATGGTATTTTAGGCCATACTATAGAAATTCCTGAAACTAATGAGGAGTCTTATAAGGCAGGATACTATGCTGTTTTGGCAGGTATTAATTATGATTTGCAAAATAGTGACCAGCTGATGAAGAATCGTTTAGCATTTTACTCACGTGGTATTCATAAAGCAGAGGTGGCTGCTGCTAACGATGAACTGGTTACAGTTGATGGGACCGTTAAGGGAAGAATTAAAGATGGTCATACTAACTTTTTCCCAGATTACTATATTATCCCAATGGAGCTTTCAACAGAAAGTGATACTGATCAAGCATTTAAAATGATTGACTACTTCCGTCGTAATGGCGTCGTCTTGAGTCAATTGACGCAAGATGTAGCTGGTTACCATAAGGGTGATTTAGTGATTGATATGGCGCAAGCCAAGAGAGGCTATGCTAATCATGTTATGTATAAAGGCGCAAACGAGTCCGAATGGCCAGCAATGTATGCTGAACTTGTTATGAATTTCCCAGCAATGCGTGGTTTTAAAGCGGATGCTATTTACCAATCAGGGTTATTTGCTGGTAAAATTGGTCATGTTACTTTAACAAGTGCTCCTAGGACAGCTCCAACTGATAAAGAGTATTACATTGTTTCTAATAATTCATTAGCAGCTGTCCAGGCCGTTAATGCAGCTTTAAAAGCTGGTAACAAGGTTTATCTAACTAATGACGGTTACGTCATGGATAAATTAACTTATGAAAGTGTTGTAGCAACCTACCCGTTATATGCTCAACCAACCTGTTTGAAACCAATTGGTCAAAGTCTAAAAGCATTAAGCGTCTATGCACCTGGTAATCCAAACGCTTCCTTAGGTTTCACATCACCTTCAGAAGTCAGCTTGGCTTTAAGACAGATGGGCTTCAATGTTGTTAATTCGGCAGACCAAGCAGATGTTATTATTCTAGATAATGATCAATTTGATGCTAGTGTTCTCGGGAAGAAACCAATCATCGTCCTTGGTGGAGTGGCAATGGCTAAATTGGAAAGTTTGGGAGTCTTACCTGGATTTGATGCAGCTATGACTAATGAAAAGGATGGAGGAAGCTATGAAGGTTTAATGAAAATTAACCTTGATGCAAGTAGTCCTTATACAAGTGGTTATGGGGCACAGTCACTTTATTATGCTAATTCTGGTTCTTGGATTCAAGGAGTTCCTGCTGGCTTTATAAGCCTAGCTAAGATTTCACCAAGTGATTTCTACGTTTCAGGTTGGTGGCCACAACACGAAGGTTTAGCAAATAAAACGGTAGCTGTGAGTGGTATATTCCAAGGGCAACCAATGTTTATCTTTGCTGGTAATCCTGTTAATAAGACTCATACAATCAATTTTTATCGTTGGGTAAGTAATGCCATTTTTGGGACAAACCTAACAGCATTTGTTGAAGGTGAATGTCATAGACCAGCTACAGATAATAATACGGTAGTACCAGTTTACCATCAAGATTCCCGATTCCTTGTTTACCAAGGGCAACAGGTGACTTCAGAAGTAGACGCTATGGCAGCGAAATCTACTACAAGAACATTACCAAGCTTAGCTGATGGAACTAGTAGTAAGAAAGAAAGTCAGCTCTTTTGGATTACTGGTTTGCTAGTAGCCAGCGGGGGGCTGTTTGCAGCAGTTAAACGTCGCAAAGACGAATAA
- a CDS encoding helix-turn-helix domain-containing protein, producing the protein MLEHYLEKPIIDKKTLLTMFLDKKEFLVPDLLTKTKLSYNLIKQYCQELNDQFPQNLKIEVTPQAVTTTYNEELKDHYLFDLYAQSNILQLLRFLLLNKDNQKPLTYFAERSFISNASAYRMREAIRPFLKEIGLTLNKNLIGGDEYRIRFLIALLQSKFGIIIYKFTQEDFYLINQFITNSASSLKFSNLLEHSFQFYNTLLALSWKRFDYQVYLPQSDIFTELKQIFIYQKISETVTATIEKEIHLSFSTSDVDYLFLIYILANNSFASQEWTKEEVDFYISIFEQNDNFQLLLNPLKKLFNVPKTKEKEFLRIVLAFAKDHIYQLEPFIPEKNYFLSNYCSENSLLKEAIFKIVKKWKKDIKQAVQVNTRHLNLFCNHLELFLKSYQSPLQLVFLSTDFTSSMTLTDFIANRFSSDYVCFHSYYLLTDDIYQIADINPHLIVTSHQLIPFIEQEIISGIPILDFSHNNLEANTRQLQDTIANLKAEQFSNFLKQQIQLAET; encoded by the coding sequence TTGCTAGAACATTATTTAGAAAAACCGATTATAGATAAAAAAACACTCCTAACTATGTTTTTAGATAAGAAGGAATTTTTAGTACCAGACCTTCTGACTAAAACTAAATTATCTTACAATCTCATCAAACAGTATTGTCAAGAGTTAAATGACCAATTCCCCCAAAATCTTAAGATTGAGGTTACTCCCCAAGCTGTTACCACTACTTATAATGAAGAATTAAAAGATCACTATCTTTTTGACCTCTACGCTCAATCTAACATCTTGCAGCTCTTACGTTTTTTACTTTTGAATAAAGACAATCAAAAACCCTTAACTTATTTTGCTGAACGCTCTTTCATTTCAAATGCCTCTGCTTATCGTATGCGAGAAGCCATACGGCCCTTTTTAAAGGAAATAGGTTTAACCTTAAACAAAAACCTCATTGGAGGTGATGAATATCGGATTCGTTTCCTGATTGCTCTTCTACAATCTAAATTTGGCATCATCATTTATAAATTTACACAAGAAGATTTTTACCTTATCAACCAATTCATTACTAACAGTGCTTCTAGCTTAAAATTTTCAAACTTACTTGAACATTCCTTTCAATTTTACAATACTTTACTAGCCTTATCTTGGAAACGATTTGATTATCAAGTATATCTTCCCCAATCAGATATTTTTACTGAGCTAAAACAAATCTTTATTTATCAAAAGATATCGGAAACTGTTACTGCCACTATTGAAAAAGAGATTCACCTTTCTTTTAGCACTTCTGATGTTGATTACCTTTTCCTGATCTATATCCTTGCTAACAATTCTTTTGCCAGTCAAGAATGGACTAAGGAAGAAGTTGATTTTTATATTTCCATTTTTGAACAGAATGATAATTTCCAGTTACTGCTGAATCCTTTAAAAAAACTATTTAATGTTCCCAAAACTAAAGAGAAAGAATTTTTAAGAATTGTATTAGCCTTCGCTAAAGATCACATCTATCAATTAGAACCATTTATTCCTGAAAAAAATTATTTTCTTTCAAATTATTGCTCGGAAAATAGTTTACTTAAAGAAGCTATTTTTAAGATCGTCAAAAAATGGAAAAAAGATATTAAACAAGCAGTGCAAGTGAACACACGTCACCTAAATCTCTTTTGTAATCATTTGGAACTTTTTTTGAAGAGTTACCAATCTCCTCTACAACTCGTTTTTTTATCTACTGATTTTACTAGTTCTATGACCCTCACTGATTTTATCGCCAACCGTTTTTCCTCAGATTATGTTTGTTTCCACTCTTATTATCTTTTAACGGATGATATTTATCAAATTGCTGATATTAACCCTCATTTAATTGTGACCAGCCATCAGCTTATTCCTTTTATTGAACAAGAAATCATTTCTGGAATTCCAATTCTGGACTTTTCACATAATAATCTTGAAGCCAATACCAGACAATTACAAGATACCATTGCTAACTTAAAAGCAGAGCAATTTTCTAATTTTTTGAAACAGCAGATTCAGTTAGCTGAGACTTAG